The Desulfonispora thiosulfatigenes DSM 11270 genomic sequence ATGACAAGCTACTTTATGACCTTTTTTAACTTCTTGTAGTTCTGGCTTATCCTTATGGCAAATATCTTTAGCATAAGTACACCTTGGAGCAAAGCTACACCCTGGTTTTAGACTACGTAAATTAGGAGGATTACCCTTTATGGGATTTAATTTATCCCTTTCAATCCGATCAAGTTTAGGCTGAGAATTTAAAAGACCTAAAGTATATGGGTGTAATGGTTTTTCAAATAAAGAATAAACATCTGTATATTCAACACATTTTCCTGCATACATTACTGCTACAAAATCACAAGTTTCTGCTACAACTCCTAAATCATGAGTTATCATAATTATAGCTGTATTAAATTCTTGTTGTAATTTTTTCATAAGTTTTAAGATTTGTGCTTGCACGGTTACATCTAGGGCTGTAGTTGGTTCATCAGCAATTAAAAGTTTTGGATTGCAGGATAATCCCATTGCAATCATAGCCCTTTGTCTCATACCACCACTAAACTCATGGGGATATTGCTTAACCCTTTCTCGTGGCTCAGGAATGCCAACTAAAGTTAACATTTCTACTGCCTTTTCAAGAGCTTGTTTTTTATCACAATTTTGATGTAATTTAATTGTTTCCGCAATTTGATCTCCCACAGTAAAAGAAGGATTTAAAGCGGTCATTGGGTCTTGAAAAATCATAGAAATTTCATTTCCCCTAATTTCTCTCATTTCGTTATCTGAAATTTTCAGTAAATCTCTTCCTTCAAAAATAATTTCACCGGCAACTATTTTTCCTGGAGGGTTTGCAATAAGTCTCATAATAGATAAAGAAGTAACACTTTTTCCAGAACCAGATTCTCCTACAATTCCTAAGGTTTGACCCTTATCTACTACTAGATCAACTCCATCAACAGCCTTGACAGGAACATCACCAGTAAAAAAATGGGTCTTCAATCCTTTTATTTGCAATAACTCTTTTTGCATGTTTACCACCCTGCCTAAGTCTATTTTTCACCTAATGTTTGGAATACTTTCATAGAGCCATATAATTTTTGAATTCTTTCAAATTCGTTGGCATCATATAGTGAAATTTGTTTTGTACCAAATACTTTAGCAACTTCAATAGTAAATCTTGCAGCTAGTCCAATATCTACAATATGACTTGCACCTGTTGCACATCCTGGCACAGGTACTCCTGCTGTAATGGCTACCCCTACTACAGGTGCAGATGTGGCTACAGCTGGTTGTAAAATACTATTTATATGATAAAGTCCATTACCATAAGGAGTAATATCTTGTTGACTTAGTGGAAAAACATTAGCAGCATTACCTGTAACTATTTCTAAAATATCAACTAAATCGCTACTTGTTTTTAGAATATAGCCTTCCTTTACCGTTGGAGATATAGCTATACCTTTATAATTCATTATTTTATTACCCTTAGTAGTATCAAGAGAAATTATTGCATCCATTTCTTTTTCTACTTCATATTGATTCATAGTTATAATATCAACTGGGGAATCCATAAAAGGAACAGGTTCATGTGGTAATGTAGGTGCATCTGGACAAATATGAGTATTAATAATTATATCACCAGCTAATTTATCACCTAAATTATGCATTTTTCCTAACTTTAAAGCTGAAGTTAATGCTGCTGCACATCCATCCCCATCAGAAACAAAACCAATAGCCTCTGGTCTTGCTCCTATACCACCTAAACGCCCAACAATCCCAAGGGTTGGGGCAGTTCCACCTGTGGATTTACCTTGTGTACCTGGAATAAATATTCTTACAAAATCTGTTGAGCCTTTTTCGCCCATAACCGTTTGAAAGCTTACATTTTCAATGCCTTGAGCTTTAAAAAATTCTACCACTTCTAATCCATTTACTTTAGGACTATCTAATAATTCATATATATCAATTGCTTGTTTTAGCATTAGATTTCCTCCTTTAACGCTTTATACTCTTCTTGAGCCTTTTCTACTAATTCTGGATTTTGGAATAGATCAATTGCTGTCAGAGCAAGAGCCTTGGTTGCCGTAATTAAAGCTCTATGACCTGCCTCACTACCACAAGCATCTGCAAATCCAGTAGTATGAGTTGCTAAACCTTCACCTAGGCCTATATAAGATTGAAATCCAGGAAGAACCTGAGTAACATTACCCATATCAGTAGATCCTAGTCCTTCTTCAATATTACGTGGATAAACTTTTTCTCCTACTAATAAGTAGTTTTTTTCTAACTGTTTAGTTAAAATACTATTATTCATAATTTCATCATAGCTTAGTTCTTCTTGTTTAA encodes the following:
- a CDS encoding ABC transporter ATP-binding protein yields the protein MQKELLQIKGLKTHFFTGDVPVKAVDGVDLVVDKGQTLGIVGESGSGKSVTSLSIMRLIANPPGKIVAGEIIFEGRDLLKISDNEMREIRGNEISMIFQDPMTALNPSFTVGDQIAETIKLHQNCDKKQALEKAVEMLTLVGIPEPRERVKQYPHEFSGGMRQRAMIAMGLSCNPKLLIADEPTTALDVTVQAQILKLMKKLQQEFNTAIIMITHDLGVVAETCDFVAVMYAGKCVEYTDVYSLFEKPLHPYTLGLLNSQPKLDRIERDKLNPIKGNPPNLRSLKPGCSFAPRCTYAKDICHKDKPELQEVKKGHKVACHFWETLANTQQGVN
- a CDS encoding DUF1177 domain-containing protein; this translates as MLKQAIDIYELLDSPKVNGLEVVEFFKAQGIENVSFQTVMGEKGSTDFVRIFIPGTQGKSTGGTAPTLGIVGRLGGIGARPEAIGFVSDGDGCAAALTSALKLGKMHNLGDKLAGDIIINTHICPDAPTLPHEPVPFMDSPVDIITMNQYEVEKEMDAIISLDTTKGNKIMNYKGIAISPTVKEGYILKTSSDLVDILEIVTGNAANVFPLSQQDITPYGNGLYHINSILQPAVATSAPVVGVAITAGVPVPGCATGASHIVDIGLAARFTIEVAKVFGTKQISLYDANEFERIQKLYGSMKVFQTLGEK